The window TAAGTGGGGCCAGGGACGGAGCTCCTACGGGTACAATGGGGGTACTTGCCCCCACTGATTTTTATATATGGACTATATATATTCTGTCATTTTGTATACACAAGTGCCCCCATGGTGACAACTAGAACTTTGTTACCAGAGAGCAGGGTTCAATTCCTACCAGTATTCTTTTTCTTGCTTTGTCTTCGTATCATTATTTTTCCCACTAGTTACTTGTTTAAATTTGTTATGCCCCCACAACAACCAATTTCTAGATCCGTCCcacgggggggggggggggggggtgttcattctgcaaaagctgaataattcaagtaacaggaaagaaaataaaaggagTTTTTAATAATAGTTTAATCCTATTTAGTGTTTGGAAATTAGTAtggtgtttatttaattataaatgtgGGGTTAGTGGTCTTAGTTAAGGAGTTTATATATCCTTTAGGTATTATGTTTTCTATATAATGATGTAATCTCCACATATCATAGTAGTTTGATATACATACATTGTTTTCTCTGAATTGGAAGTGATTATTGTCAATTTAGGGATTTGAACTTGGGGTATTGATTTGAGTTTCGATTGAATCACCCGAGGGTTTATTTATCTTAGCTTTTGCTGTCTTGTCCTGCATCATTGAGATGCTAGATTGTGGAGTACTTATCTTTGTTTGTGAGCTTAAACAACGAACAACCTGTCATATACAATGTACACATTCCCACAtatctccccccccccctctccctccctccctctccctctccctccctctccgtCGAGCATTCCCGGCCTACCAAGCGAAACCAGCCCTGAACCTCCGCGCCTATGACTTCATTTCTCAGGAAATTCGCGCGGCAGAAGATCCTGAATTTGAGACTTACGTCTTACACCAAAAATATTCTCTCatcttcctctctctctctctctctctctctctctctctctctctctctctctctctcccactctccatctccatctccccatatatataaatagatgcTTATAGGTATGTACTTGTGACTGGTGTGTGAAGGTATGTGGGGTGTGTCATGGGTGCGCAATTTAGCTGTCCatttgagttacaagttggcaTGTTTCAAGAAAACCCGAAGATCCATACACTTATACTACGAAATTTGGCCGTCAATGCCACTGTCAAATGTTCTTAAATTTAGAAAGTTACTCTCTGGCTGTGAACACATCACAGTtaagatttaaaatttttactcATCACTCATCAGTAAATTTACAATAAAACACATCTACATGTATAGTTAACATACCATTTTCTTAAAGCACCACCTTTGAGCATGCCTCTTTGGACTACATACCTGACCCTGCATGTCCTCCTTTTACACCAAGAAAATTCTTTTGgtacttatatatatttgttatatcttGCAGGCGCTTCAAAACTCTCCTGAGCAACAGCAATGTATCAATTCTGGTCAGTGCTCTTCAGCATACAATGATGACTTACTAAATGTTCTTTCAGATTCAGATAGCTGGTGTGAGAGTGAAATGAATGTaagtaatatatatttcttttattgAATAGTAGTGGACGATTAGAAAGATTACTAACAGTtgaacttgaattttttttgcataatttatatttcacgCTTTTCAGCgacataaataaaaaacactGATGTCTGGATGTGTTTAAGTAAATCGTGGGCTTAGTGAAACATTTCTTTATAAATCCGGAAACCGCATACCCTTGGTTCAATTTATAACCTTAATGTTTGTTATATCAAATTCAGTCCATCGGATATATTCTTTAGATCTACTCTTTTGTAATCTATAAACAATCATCTCTATCTTGTCTGGCCCAAAACTTTTGTTAAGGGTGCGAAGAATCAGGATAAGCCTAAATTAATTCCAAAATGACCTCCATTTCACTTTGTCTTctgtattaaaattttctttgagTGAATTTCTGTTTTGTTAGACTTTGTGTAACTATATCGGGCTTCATGAGAGTTGGAAGTCTCTTGATCCAGTGACAATATGTTGTAGAATTTTACTTGTATCGTGTTTGTTATTGACATTTTGAACTATTGTAAGATTGCGATTTTTTGTTTTCATGCCTACCTATATGTATATGTTAGTTGGCCtaattgataatattttaaataattcgaCTTCCTGTTTTTTGTTTAGTTCTATAGTTTGTTACCGAGAGACAGTTACGGCGACAGATATACTTTAATGTAATtacttatataataaatatgtagAATGCGTGCAGTAAAATTGTTTCATGCCTTTAATAATTCTACGGGttgttgatttttttagttTGTTACAGAAAGACTGTTACCGTGACAGATGCATTTTAATGTAATTATGAATGAAGCAAAATATATAGAATGGGGTGCGAGAAAAATAAGTTCCATGATATAAATAATTCTATAGGTTATTGATGTTAAATTCTATTGCAGAACACTACAAATACTTCAATGGTGGATGACAAAAGATTATTGGCCTTGACGAAAATGGATTTTTCGGTAGCAGAAGCTTCAATAGCTATAGACAGATGTGGTATGTAatgttttattttcttcttcttcttttttttaatttccaatGTACCAATATCGTGTTGCATACAAATGAATGTGTACATGAACTGCTATGCTCTAATGTACATGTACAATGTCATGAGTTGCATTGTTCAAATGCCCTACATCGCTGAAGATAATATTTTTGTCAGATAGTACTTGTTGACACCTGGCATCTAATCAGGTTACTGTTGTTCTTTGCATTCTATGCTTTCAATAGGAACTTGCGCAGTTGTTTTGGTTGTTGCTGGTAAATTAATACCTAGTTTTTGCAGTATAAATTCAGATTTGTTGATAGGCCAGGAGATGTGATATTTTAATTAGGAGAGGGTTGATCCAACTTCTAGACGGTTTAAATTATGCTGGTGGAACTGCATGAAAGAATTATATTGCGACTTGCGAGTCAATTTGTCCTTTTGAGAACTGAAGATCTAAGTGCACAGATACTTGACAAAAATTGTTGGGACAAATTTTAGCATGTCCTGGAAAATTAAAAGAAGCCGGAAACTAAAAAAGCTGACCaggttacataatttttttgtaaGCTGTGAAACTTAGTTCTGGTAGGCGATGTTATGTAAACTGAAGAAGCTATTGTCAAGTATATGTACTTCTTTGCAAGGGTTTGACCCACATTCAGCTTTATATACACtggctatatataaatttttgttccGTCTCCCGTTTTGATATCAAAAAGTTTAACTAACAAAGTTCTCCACGCACTTCCTTCAACTCTGATGTCCCTAACATATTACAGGTCCTGAAGCCTCAATTGATGAGCTAACAGATTTCATAATTGCTGCTCAAATGGCAAGGGCTGATGAAGCATTTTTTAAGGAACCGCCTGATGAAAACAAGGTGTTTATTATTTATGGTTTTTTGTGTCTTATCTTTAGATAAGTAATGATACTGAATTATTTCTCTTTTCCTTGACCACAGTCAAAGCATTCAGAACGAAAGAGGAAGTTGAATGAATTAGAAGTgttgaaaaaggaaaaaaagggGGCTCAAGCCAATGAAACAATCCGTTTTCCAAAACCAATGGTAGGGTTTGGAGTCCCGACTGAAGAAGGGACTTTAGTTCTTCAGAGGAGCCTTCCAATGGCGGCAACCGGGCCTCCATATTTTTACTATGAGAATGTAGCACAAGCTCCAAAAGGAGTTTGGGACACCATTTCTAGcttcttatatgatattcagCCAGAGTTTGTTGACTCCAAATTTTTCAGTGCTGCAGCAAGGAAAAGGGGTTATATACACAATTTGCCAATTGATAAGAGATTTTTGCTAAAACCACTTCCTCCAAAAACGATACATGAAGCTTTGCCTTTGACAAGGAGATGGTGGCCTTCATGGGATACTAGGACTAAGTTGAATTGCTTGCAGACATGTACTGCTAGTGCTAAATTAACTGAAAGAATTCGCAAAGCACTTGAAGGCTATGAGAATGATCCACCTCAGAATGTGCAGAAGTTTGTCATTGATGAATGTAAGAAGTGGAATTTAGTGTGGGTGGGAAAGAACAAGGTCGCGCCTTTAGAATGTGACGAGGTGGAAATGTTGTTGGGTTTTCCTAAAAATCACACAAGAGGAGGTGGTATTAGTAGAACCGATAGATATAAATCTCTAGGCAACTCATTTCAGGTGAACTCTTGTTCTTTTTGTTCAgtactctttttcttttttggaatCTATATGCTTTCAAGAATGAATGGTGTTAAAAATATGTGTATCATGTAAAGCGTTTCTATAATTCTGATCTTCTTTTACTTAGGGAAGTCACAAAATTTTGCATTCTTTGGTTTTATTGACTACAAAGCCAAAagagtttatatatattatatcccCTGCCAACTGAATTTGGATATCATGTGTATTATAGATGAATCCTGTTGATACTGATATGTAATTAATCCATACTTATCATGATCTCAAATCTTTTCAGGTAGACACTGTTGCCTATCATTTGTCTGTTCTGAAAGATAGGTTTCCTGGTGGCATCAATCTTCTGTCACTATTTTCTGGCATTGGAGGTGCGGAAGTGGCCCTCCACCGCCTTGGAATTCCTTTAAAGAATGTCGTCTCTGTGGAGATTTCAGAAGCCAACCAAAATATTGTTAGGAGTTGGTGGGAGCAAACAAACCAGAAAGGAAATTTGATTCACATTGCTGATGTACAGAAGCTGAATGGTGATAAGCTTGAAGAATTTGTCGCTTCTTTTGGTGGCTTTGACTTGGTTGTAGGTGGTAGTCCCTGCAACAATCTGGCTGGCAGCAACCGACATCACAGGGATGGACTTGAAGGAGAACAATCTTCGCTATTCTACGAATATGTCCGCATCCTAGATTTGGTTAAAGGCATGATTAGCTGACAATTATAGTATTGTTTACCGAGATTTTTTCTTTTGCTAGATAATTCTGTTTGGCCTACCTTAAAAGTAACTTATAAGCAGaaaattgtatgtatttttCAAGTTATAAGCTACTTATTATATCATTCTAGTATTGCAGACTGCCTTGGCGGTGTTCATTATTACTCTTCTGATGACTGAATATTTACTTATGCTGATAATGATAGCTCTCTGTAGAACCATACTATCGTTGTTTTAACTCTTGCAAAGAGCGTTTGCTGGAATTTTAGTTCTTCTTGTAAACATTACTGTCTGTAGAACGATAATATCTTTGTTTTTAGTCCAGCAAATTGCACTTGGAAGTTTATGGGCCTCTTTATGTTCTGTCTTCAGTTTTTCtgttaatttaattaagaaCATGTCATCAAATTAAATCATCCAATGTGATTTATCTGTGTGTTTCACAAGCC of the Daucus carota subsp. sativus chromosome 4, DH1 v3.0, whole genome shotgun sequence genome contains:
- the LOC108217592 gene encoding DNA (cytosine-5)-methyltransferase DRM2 codes for the protein MDGNASNDESFNIDWDTDDEREIENLVPCSSSSFSVPNGNVNAGSGEGCSSAVSAKVRLIYDMKFPEDLVLKAIEQHGEEDQFESILETVLSLQALQNSPEQQQCINSGQCSSAYNDDLLNVLSDSDSWCESEMNNTTNTSMVDDKRLLALTKMDFSVAEASIAIDRCGPEASIDELTDFIIAAQMARADEAFFKEPPDENKSKHSERKRKLNELEVLKKEKKGAQANETIRFPKPMVGFGVPTEEGTLVLQRSLPMAATGPPYFYYENVAQAPKGVWDTISSFLYDIQPEFVDSKFFSAAARKRGYIHNLPIDKRFLLKPLPPKTIHEALPLTRRWWPSWDTRTKLNCLQTCTASAKLTERIRKALEGYENDPPQNVQKFVIDECKKWNLVWVGKNKVAPLECDEVEMLLGFPKNHTRGGGISRTDRYKSLGNSFQVDTVAYHLSVLKDRFPGGINLLSLFSGIGGAEVALHRLGIPLKNVVSVEISEANQNIVRSWWEQTNQKGNLIHIADVQKLNGDKLEEFVASFGGFDLVVGGSPCNNLAGSNRHHRDGLEGEQSSLFYEYVRILDLVKGMIS